The proteins below are encoded in one region of Sporosarcina sp. FSL K6-1508:
- a CDS encoding RNA polymerase sigma factor — protein sequence MQEETQWIQEVLAGNKQIYAHIIDKYKNPLYATILRMTKNPHDAQDLVQEAFIKVYQQLEKYDNTGSFSSWLYRVAINHCMDEFRKKRYKMKQVEIDEGMMASADTPELIILKNENSRQLERLIATLPEDERMIILLRYVNELGYQEISELVEAPLSTVRNKLHRAKKKMRETVKREGGNFHEVSNFR from the coding sequence ATGCAAGAGGAAACGCAATGGATACAAGAAGTTCTAGCTGGAAATAAGCAAATATACGCACACATTATTGATAAATATAAGAATCCATTATATGCAACGATACTGCGGATGACAAAAAATCCGCATGATGCACAAGATCTTGTGCAGGAAGCATTCATCAAAGTGTATCAGCAGCTTGAAAAATATGATAATACAGGCTCATTTTCTAGTTGGCTCTATCGAGTAGCCATCAATCACTGTATGGATGAATTTCGCAAGAAGCGCTATAAAATGAAGCAAGTGGAAATAGACGAAGGTATGATGGCAAGCGCTGATACCCCGGAACTTATAATCTTGAAAAACGAGAACAGTAGACAGTTAGAACGTCTAATCGCAACGCTACCTGAAGATGAACGGATGATTATCCTATTACGTTATGTCAATGAACTTGGTTATCAGGAAATAAGTGAGCTGGTGGAAGCCCCTCTATCGACGGTCCGCAATAAACTTCATCGGGCAAAGAAAAAAATGAGAGAGACAGTTAAACGTGAAGGAGGAAATTTTCATGAAGTGTCCAACTTTAGATGA